TTAAATTCTGTTTGATTTACAGCCTGAGTGAATGAATCCTCCAGCAGAAGCTCCGGGTTCGGATTTTCCCTCTTCCCAACAGTACTTGGGCTTGACTTTCTGGAGTTACCACCCGCGACTCCGTTGTTAAACAAGAGCCCCATTCTTTGCGTTTTGCACATCATCCTGTATCTTTTCTGACAAAATGCTTCTCATTTTAGTTGATCGACGGTGTTTTCACCGTAACTTGGAAGAATTGAAGATGGAGGCCTCCAGATACGCCGCCAAGGACATGCTGCGTTTACGCCGCACCCATTCGCCTGACAAAGAGGTTTGCTACAAACTCGCTGAAAGAGTCGACGAAGACAACGATTTGGGTATGCATAATGCTTTCCCTTTTCTCCATCAGCATCTAACGTCCAGACAGGAGATATCATTCGCACCGAAGCTGCGCACTCGCTTTCCCTTATCGTTGAGGAGAGTGGCGGTTCCAGTGATTCAGATGATCAGTTTCGCCGAGGCGCTGCTCAGCAGCTTGATGGTACCGACTCAGAGCGACAGTACCAAGTCCGAAACGATTCTGAGATTAGCCGGGCACCAATTGTGGCACCGGCAGATCTTTCGACTCAGAAATCGGAGGGCTTCCAGAAGTTCTACAACTCTGTCATGTCTCCCACTCATGTTCGAGTCACTGCTGGTGGCCGGATCGTGCCCAACACACGCGGTCCACCTTCTCCCATATCAAAGTGGAAACGAGAGCGTGGCTCGCTCGACGGTCAAATTCACTCTCGCACCCTGAGCGGCAATCAACCTGAGGGCTTCGCCTACCCCGTTATGCCTCCAAGTTGGGGACACATGACTGCTATGGTTCCTCCCCAAACTCAAGGCCCCATGCctgggatgacgatgagACCTCCAGAGGGGTACGCTCTCATGGCGCCTCCTCCCATGGGCTACAACATGGCTGCTGTCCCTTACAATCAGTTCCCTCCCTCCAATGTTTCCATTCAACACCCGAACCAAGCTGGCTACTTTAACAAACATTCCGATATGGGAATGGAACCGGCGCGAAATGTCCATCTCTCACCCGTCGAGCAGTTCGATCCTACCCGACCTTTCTACTACAACGGACAATTGCTGATTGCAAACGGAAACAACTTGTACCCCATCAACGTGGCTCCTCAGATGAGTTTCGTTACTGCACATGCGCCTTCTCAGCCCGTCTCTCGCCCAAGTGATGACTACATGGCCCATTCTGAGAAGTATAGCCGTGTGCCTTCGCGACAGCTCGACCCGTCTCCGATGAACTCAAAGCCTACTATGGAAGATATGTCTCGCGCTACTAGTCCTCCCTACTCGTCGATCCGGCCCAGTTCCATCACCCAGAAGCAGCTGGAGGTCCTCCGTAGTCAAAAGAAGTATCATCAAGACCAGCTTCAATACAACAAGCACCAAATCGATCTTCGAGATATGGAACAGCGGCTCCACAAGATCTGTCTTGAAATTGAAAAGTTTGAGCGCTTGTATTCGACACAGCTCGAGTTTGAGGCTCGGAAGTATCCCAAGCTTGAATCTCCCGACGAAGCCAACTCCAACTCATCCGCTGGCTATCCCCATAGTCGCAGTGGCTCTGACGGTGGCATTGCTATTAACACAATGGCCACCTCGGGGTATGGAAACCAGGAACCGGGCGCTCAGGCTCACAATCGCTCGGTGAGTGTTCTCGGCCCGGCCAAACCGGCTACGACAGTTACTTCGGCCAATAACTCCCACACTTTGAAGAATGACAATGGGCAGCAACGCAAGCCTTCGAGTCTTCCGGTCAATGCTGCTTTGGCGCCGGTCTTCCAGCCCCGATCCGAGATCAGTGGTTCTTTCGTTGCAACGGACCAGACTGACGAAGCTGCACGAGCTCGACATTGGGAGAGCATGTCTAAAGCCACTGCCTCTTGGCGTTCATCGTATTTCGCCAAGGAGATTGAAGCCCTGAACAATTTGGGCCCCCCTTATCTCGTTGGCAAGCTCAAACCAGGAGTCTTGCCCCAAGACGCCAGACGTGACGATTACATCTACGAGCGTGAGCTTACAGCGGATGAAGAACGTGCTCGCTGCATTTACTGGGAAAAGACTCCTCATTACTTCCATGACGGTCTTCCCAAGTATGATGGCAAGGACTTCTACCCAGCTCCCGGCGCTAAGGAGAACTCTTTGCATGCAGGCAACACTACCTCTCAAACCCTATCCAACCCAGCCGAGACGCAGGCATCGCCTACCAAGTCCAGATACGCTGTTCCGTTCAACAGCGTTTCTAAGGCTGCGAGAGGCTCCGCTCGAAATCTCTTCGATGAGGTCACTCGTTCCGAGTCTTTGCACCGTACCGACGACTCACTCCGCGCAAGTTCCAATTCTGAGATCCCTCGGTCCGAGTCTCACGCTGCTCACGCTGGTTCTCGATACACTGATTTCCGCCGTGCCATCAATGAGATCACACGAGTTTCGAGTGAGAAATTCCAGGCCAAAGTCTCTGACGACTCTGCTGAAGAAGAGGGCAGTCTGATCTTCAAAGGACGCCAGGCAACGGACCGAGCTATCAGGTACGTCAATAAACATCCTACCCAAGGCGCGCTGTACTAACTTCTTTGCAGTAGCAAGTATGCGAGCGACATCTGGTCAACCATGCGCAAGAAGGGTAAAACTAGCGCCAACGTGATTGCTGGTCAGGTGTCTCCCATGACAGCTCAAGGTGTCCTCCCTCACTACTCGGGCCATGCTACCGCATCCCTGACCCcgaccatcaccatcaatcCTCGTGGCCATGCTGCCAGACAGGGCGAAATGAAcccttcagcttcagctcaCACTACTCTTGGGAGACGGGAAGAGAACAGACCTccccttgagcttcttgaacaGCAGCTCCGCAGTGCCAGCTTCCAAGACAAGAACCTTCATGGGCTCTCGGCTCGTTGAATAGCCTCATCTAAGCACTACCTCTCTACAACATTTGCTTTATTTTTCTTGGTCGCGGCACAGCATAAGTGCCGCATTCTCAATGCTCTCGATAAACATCAGACATTGCTCTCATGGTTACGTTCTATATGACTCACTACACAAACTTCTTCGCATGCTCCATGCCGGGAGGTATGCTTTTGCTCGAGGCTAGCTCGAGTGAGCCACCCTTTGCATTTGGTTGCCATGACCAACATCTCATTATCTACAGCGCCTATGCAGACAGGCGTTCAGGCAACATCAGTGTTAGAATAAATAACATGTTAGGATTTTAAGGGCCACGGAGAGTTCAGGAGGATTACCACAAGATGTAAGCATCAGGGAAATGGATCATTCTAGCTAACCGCATGGCTGCATTGTACGAAACTCATATTATGTCCCAAGAACTTTGTACGATTAGAACACACATAGTCACAACAAACACTGGTTGTGACTGATCAGTCCCTCGTTTGATGTGATTACTCTGACAGCACTTGGTGCATGAGTGGTGTTGATAAGCATATGGCGACTTGGTTCCAGGTGAACAAAATTGAACGAGACGATTTAATTGACTAACTCGACTAATAAAATGAAAAAAGAGTGGTGTTCACTAAAGCATGTACCTCACCTTCAAATTTCCAGCCTCATTGGCAACTCGGTGAAAATCTTCTAGGGAGAACAGGACCCCATGATAGTGTTGGGTCCTGAAGGGTTTACTCTTCGCTAGACGTATACCTCGAAAACCATGGATCTAAGTGGTTGACGCGGAGATATCCTAGCGGTGGGTTTGGAAGTCTACGACTCACCGTAGTCAAGGCACTGAAGTGCAGAATTGCAGTCTACGACAGGCAAGCATTGCGTAAATGCGTCTGATAGTTAGCATCCTACGGGAGGACAGATGGGACGAAGCATCTGTCCAACAGAACATCACGAGGGGACTCGCGGATGTGCATGTGGGGAGAGAGCAGGTCAAGACTTCGGGATAAACCTCCCATGGAGCATTTCACCAGCGAGTGAAATGGCCATTGAGAACCCTAAAAATTCTCAATTCATCTACCCTGCTGTAGACCGGGTACCGCGCCGTCCGAGGGAAAGCACGCAGGTATCGTAAAACGCCGGAGTATTATGCCCATTTCCTCATCAACTTTTGCCCTTGATGTTGCTCACATTGGTGCCGTAATCGTGAGTGgtgaaaaaagaaaaaattcGTCCTCGCCTATGAGGGAAGGTTTGATCATGCCGTCTTGAAAGTTCCGAATTTTggtttttgttgttgctcGACAAGCTCATCGCTTAAGCGGTGACCTTGTTGTTGGCAGCGAGCTCACGGCCAGTCTTGGAGCGGGCAAGGATGTCCTCACGGTCCTTGTCaagcttgagcttggtgaTGACACAGTTGGAGGGGTGGATGCCCAGGGGAACGGACTGGCCGTTGGCCTTGTCGCGGGTGACACGCTCGACGTGAACAACGTACTTGAGACGGTACACGGAGGTGATCTTGCCCTCGCGGCCCTTGTTGGAGCCTCGGACGATGGTGACCTCGTCGTCCTTTCGGATGGGGATAGAGCGGACCTGGATAATGTTAGGAACTGTGGGGAAAGAATCTTCAGGTGATGCAAAACTAACGTTGTACTTCTCGCGGAGCTCCTTGGAGAGGGGAGCGCTCATGATAACACGGCGCTGGTCAGAGGGAGCCTTGAAGTGAGCAGCACGGCTCTTGCGGCGGGAAGAAGCGAGGGCTATTCCAAAAGTCAGTAAACATGATACAAATACTGTAATTGCGAATGGAAGCACATACAAGGGTTAATCTTGACCATTTTGGCGGTTGTTTGGCGAGGACGACGCTGGAAAGTTAGTCGGGCAATGAAGAACGGATTGACAACGAGAGAAATTTTCGAGGAGAAAATGTTTGTGCATTTTAATTCAAATCGTGGGGCACACGTGACGCTGACCTAAGCAGGGGTTTCCGCCGATTCTTGCAAGTTTTAGTTGACCTTTGATGCGGGCCGCATTTACGCTTTTGGGACATCAGCGTGTCGTTCATTATTGGCGCAAAAAATGTTTGCTGAGGTGATGAATGGTGAGAAGTATTTGCATGGTGTTTGGGAAAAAAGGTTCCGAGGCTTGATATGTGTTGGTTTATTACATTCAGAAATACAAAAAGGCGCACATATGATTGTTTAAGGCGAAGAGATGTATCATGTATATGCCATGCAAAGTTCAATTGTTAATCGTTGCATTGCATATGTCTAATATCTGCTCTTGAGCGCAACAGACGTATTTTACTGGTAGAGGGGCATAATGTACATTTGATCAGATATACGAACGTTCCACCTATTTCGACATAGGCCTCTGGAACCGTCCGTTGTTGTCGTATCTTGCTTCTGTTTAGGATGTCAGCATTATCATTCCCATTCTCACACGCCAACGTACTGAAGAATGTATAACTAAGCGTCACTGTCTCGACACCCTTCATGTTCATATCGTTGAGCAGATCAGGGTCCAAGTAGAAGAAAACAGGCATGTCCACAGTCTCGCCTGCATTGAGACGCTGCTCTTCGAAGCAGAAGCACTGGATCTTGCTGAAATACGGCGCGCACTGGGCGGGCGTCACACTGTATGTGGCCACTCCAATGATATCCTGATCGCTCTTGTTGGTCGCCTTGTAGAAAGCTAGCGCAGTCTCGCCGGGAAGGACACGGACTTCGCGCTGCTGAGGAACAAATTTCCAAGGAAGGACGTCGGAGACAGAGGCGCTGAAGGTGACCTTAATTCGCTTGGCGTCTTTGACGGGAACGAGTCGGCTTGCGAGATCGCCATCCTCGGAGCCGGGACCACCATGAGCACGTATAGGTTGACCTCCCCAGCCAGTGGTTTGACAGATCTATACAGCTATTAGATGAAGAAATAGACATCAGGGAAGGGGAATTACCATCTTGTAAAGCGGCACTGAGCCATAGGTAAGCGCAACAAATCCGAGGATTGTACTCAAGGTGTAGTACCTGATCATTATAAGCCAGTGTCATGAACTAATCTCTAGACCATCCTTACGCTATCGTCCTGTTCTTCTTGCTATAATGCGCACGAATCTCCTCCATCGTGGGGGTATAAGGCTGTCTCGGTCTCGGGGGCTGGTTGGAGGCATTGCGGACAAAGTTGAGGCCTGTTCGCTGCGCCTTCGGTCGGGCATTTTGGCAGAAGAAGCATGACCATGGCGAGGAAGCCGCTCGGGCTGAGTTTCGCGCAAGTCGAGGCGCGAAGTTCATGGTCAATTGGGCGCAGGGCAGGGTTGTTTTATCTTATGGTGGAAGTGAAGCTTTGTGTCAGATGATATTTGGCGATTTCTGGGTGACGTCGGCGATCGGCTTCTGGTACGCCGACGGGGCCCAAAATAACTACCCTATGGGGAAAGTCAATTGATCATGAAGTTTTTGAAGGAAGCGTACAACAATTATTGTTTATTTTgtgatttatttaaaatGGCATAACTTATGTTTATCTTGCATATCATTAGATCAATACTAAAACACTTACCAGGAACACAACTGCTGTAGACTCTATCATCATGGTTAGAACGTCATCGATTCACTAACAATAGTTTTGTCTCGCCATACATTGTCCTTTCGAATAGTTATGGCATTTGGTCATGGATTCTTGTTTTTATCTGTTTCTACTTAGTTGCCAGCGTTAATGACATGCAGATATCAATGGCTGTAGAGGACATTGGATGCCTCCTGTTTCTAATGCAGGACCAGCATAGTAGAATGTCATATCTAGTAGCTGGGATGTTTTCGCAATATCTGTGGGTCTCTTATACCTTTAGCTATTTGCTTGTTCGTATTCCTCTCAGCACTAGGATCGGTCGGCGCTACTGAACTTTGTATACCCAGCTACGATGCTGTACATGCAGGTCTAGATTGCCCATGCATTGGCCTTCATCCAGGCTCAATTGATAGACCACAATGCATGTTGTATACGACTAGGTTTTCGCAAGCCACAGATGAAGCAAGAATACAGGGTAGTAGTGCATATCCTGGCCTCGAAGTTGCAAAAAGTTTAATACTGTTTGCTCAAGAAACAGATAGGTAACGATGCCTCAAAAGCTCCCATCTGGGTAAGTTGTTGAGTCATTCTATAACAGCTCAGACTTactcttaggctgtttattttctGTATCCCATGCTTGAATCTCAAGGTTTCTACAATCCCCTCCCTACCTAGCGTCGGTCACTAACAAAGCTTAGGAGACGATCCTCGGCAGTGACTCTACAACGGTAAAACccttattttaactttacaTGGACAACGGATTGAGCCAAGACCCGCCGCCACCAAAAAGGCAGACGGTAAGACGGTGGGAAGCTTAAATACAAGCAATATGTGTTTTGACTGTCACCAAGCTCTTCGTTATAAAACCTCTACACCTGTACTCTAACTATGGAACGACCCATACTTCAAGAGGGAAGTGAGCACGAGAACCCAGACGAGTTGGAGTTGGAGAGATTCCAGACACCAAAAGAGCAACCTAGTTCAAAGCAACACCATGTATATCGGTCAAGGGAGGAATCGAATCCTCTATTCaaaccaccatcatcatcaccagatcACGATCCACGAGTATCAGCGTCAACAAATTCAGTCCGTCACCAGGAAAACAAACCAATGGGGGCAGAAACATTTCGAAAGCGGCCCAAACACCTACGAAAGGGGCTCCTTGCAAATCTATTAAGATGGTTTTGCTCAGTTCTCTTCGTCGTAGCCATCTATGTGGTGCTCTGGCACTTCTCCCAGCAGGATGTCATGACGACAGAAACAAAGAGAGAGTTTAATGCCCTCATCATTGGCCTTTCTCTTGGCCTTGGTATGAGTATAACCATATCTCTGGAGGCTATGGCCAAAGAGATTAGGTGGTGGATTCTCGAGCTTCGAGACTGGCCAAAACGAGAAGTGAGCAGTTTCGAGAAGCCATTGGCGATTACAAGTTGCTGACAAAATGTAATAGATTGAACTGATTTTGAAAGCCAAAGATTTGACCAAGAT
This Fusarium poae strain DAOMC 252244 chromosome 3, whole genome shotgun sequence DNA region includes the following protein-coding sequences:
- a CDS encoding hypothetical protein (TransMembrane:1 (i71-90o)~BUSCO:42200at5125), translating into MNFAPRLARNSARAASSPWSCFFCQNARPKAQRTGLNFVRNASNQPPRPRQPYTPTMEEIRAHYSKKNRTIAYYTLSTILGFVALTYGSVPLYKMICQTTGWGGQPIRAHGGPGSEDGDLASRLVPVKDAKRIKVTFSASVSDVLPWKFVPQQREVRVLPGETALAFYKATNKSDQDIIGVATYSVTPAQCAPYFSKIQCFCFEEQRLNAGETVDMPVFFYLDPDLLNDMNMKGVETVTLSYTFFKARYDNNGRFQRPMSK
- a CDS encoding hypothetical protein (BUSCO:8533at5125) — translated: MEASRYAAKDMLRLRRTHSPDKEVCYKLAERVDEDNDLGDIIRTEAAHSLSLIVEESGGSSDSDDQFRRGAAQQLDGTDSERQYQVRNDSEISRAPIVAPADLSTQKSEGFQKFYNSVMSPTHVRVTAGGRIVPNTRGPPSPISKWKRERGSLDGQIHSRTLSGNQPEGFAYPVMPPSWGHMTAMVPPQTQGPMPGMTMRPPEGYALMAPPPMGYNMAAVPYNQFPPSNVSIQHPNQAGYFNKHSDMGMEPARNVHLSPVEQFDPTRPFYYNGQLLIANGNNLYPINVAPQMSFVTAHAPSQPVSRPSDDYMAHSEKYSRVPSRQLDPSPMNSKPTMEDMSRATSPPYSSIRPSSITQKQLEVLRSQKKYHQDQLQYNKHQIDLRDMEQRLHKICLEIEKFERLYSTQLEFEARKYPKLESPDEANSNSSAGYPHSRSGSDGGIAINTMATSGYGNQEPGAQAHNRSVSVLGPAKPATTVTSANNSHTLKNDNGQQRKPSSLPVNAALAPVFQPRSEISGSFVATDQTDEAARARHWESMSKATASWRSSYFAKEIEALNNLGPPYLVGKLKPGVLPQDARRDDYIYERELTADEERARCIYWEKTPHYFHDGLPKYDGKDFYPAPGAKENSLHAGNTTSQTLSNPAETQASPTKSRYAVPFNSVSKAARGSARNLFDEVTRSESLHRTDDSLRASSNSEIPRSESHAAHAGSRYTDFRRAINEITRVSSEKFQAKVSDDSAEEEGSLIFKGRQATDRAISSKYASDIWSTMRKKGKTSANVIAGQVSPMTAQGVLPHYSGHATASLTPTITINPRGHAARQGEMNPSASAHTTLGRREENRPPLELLEQQLRSASFQDKNLHGLSAR